A window from Candidatus Nitrospira neomarina encodes these proteins:
- a CDS encoding Ig-like domain-containing protein, whose product MIRPTTTLGFVIAHTAHLALLLFGLFVSPAYSASSIQLTWNANTESDLAGYKIYKRTLSSQNFGQPVFSGFPNNPSSPSTIVSGLSGGTTYGFIATAFDTAGNESTPSTEATITIPTSTPPADSTAPTVTLTAPSGGTVSGTVTVSASASDNVGVTGVQFRLQGANLGAEDTTNPYSTSWNTTTVPNGAYTLTAIARDAAGNTKTAAPVTVTVSNTSTPPPSSGLTISNLTVASEQPYVVGTSLQAGGTVYIDRNYTFTTVPTNVQGAAYIQTANADKGATNASFLSFTVNQPVSVSVAHDVRLIQKPSWLSTFTDTGANLVTSDTTHRLFVRSFPAGTITLGGNAGSAYSMYSVLVKSEGGSIADTTPPTVTVTAPSGGTVSGTVTVSASASDNVGVAGVQFRLQGANLGTEDTTSPYSTSWNTTTVPNGSYTLTAIARDAAGNSKTAAAVTVTVSNTPADTTAPTVTLTAPSAGTVSGTVTVSASASDNVGVAGVQFRLQGANLGTEDTTNPYSTSWNTTTVPNGSYTLTAIARDAAGNSKTAAAVTVTVSNTPADTTAPTVTLTAPSAGTVSGTVTVSASASDNVGVAGVQFRLQGANLGTEDTTNPYSTSWNTTTVPNGSYTLTAIARDAAGNTKTATAVTVTVSNTSTPPSPQNHDLNGDGKADLVWRNTKTGHVAGWLLNGTSVADSGFLGQLPTEWDLKGVGDLNGDGKADVVWHHSTSGAVAVWLMDGVNIASTGYPGTASTAWDIHGVGDLNGDGKADLIWRHANGSTAVWLMNGTAPPSSTGSLGGVGLAWEIAGVGDLNGDGKADLVWRHSKSDKMAVWLMDGLTRTSVGFPGSASTAWDIHGVGDLNGDGKADLIWRHTNGSTAVWLMNGTAPPSSTGSLDGVASTWQIVQVGDVDADGRADIIWRNETSGAVAVWLMDGLTRTSVGFPGAASTDWEIR is encoded by the coding sequence ATGATCCGACCAACCACCACCTTGGGTTTCGTAATCGCGCATACGGCACACCTTGCGCTTCTCCTCTTCGGGTTGTTCGTTAGCCCCGCGTATTCGGCCTCCTCTATCCAACTAACCTGGAATGCAAATACCGAATCGGATTTAGCAGGATATAAAATTTACAAACGGACGTTATCTTCTCAAAATTTTGGACAACCCGTATTTTCAGGATTTCCCAATAATCCATCCTCCCCCTCAACCATCGTTTCCGGGCTCAGTGGAGGCACAACCTATGGATTTATTGCGACCGCCTTTGATACAGCAGGAAATGAAAGCACTCCCTCGACAGAAGCAACAATTACTATACCCACAAGTACACCGCCCGCAGATTCGACCGCCCCGACGGTCACGCTGACGGCTCCCAGTGGGGGCACCGTCTCCGGCACGGTGACGGTCAGCGCCAGCGCCAGCGACAATGTCGGCGTCACCGGCGTCCAATTCCGGCTCCAGGGCGCCAACCTCGGCGCCGAAGATACGACCAATCCCTACAGCACCAGCTGGAATACCACCACCGTGCCGAATGGCGCCTACACCCTCACCGCGATCGCCCGCGATGCCGCGGGCAATACGAAAACCGCCGCACCCGTCACGGTCACGGTGAGCAATACCAGCACGCCACCACCCTCCTCAGGACTCACTATTTCCAATCTGACCGTCGCCAGTGAACAACCATACGTGGTTGGAACAAGCCTCCAAGCTGGGGGCACCGTCTATATTGACCGCAATTATACCTTTACGACGGTTCCCACTAACGTGCAGGGAGCCGCGTATATCCAAACCGCCAATGCGGACAAAGGGGCGACCAATGCCTCCTTTCTGAGCTTTACGGTCAATCAACCTGTGTCGGTGTCTGTCGCCCATGACGTGCGTCTCATCCAAAAACCATCGTGGTTGAGCACCTTTACGGATACCGGCGCGAATCTGGTGACCTCGGATACTACCCACCGCCTGTTTGTGCGGTCCTTCCCCGCTGGCACCATTACCCTCGGGGGCAATGCCGGTAGTGCCTACAGCATGTATTCCGTTCTCGTCAAATCAGAGGGTGGCTCCATAGCGGACACCACGCCCCCGACGGTCACGGTGACGGCTCCCAGTGGGGGCACCGTCTCCGGCACGGTGACGGTCAGCGCCAGCGCCAGCGACAATGTCGGCGTCGCGGGCGTACAATTCCGCCTCCAGGGCGCCAACCTCGGGACCGAAGATACGACCAGTCCCTACAGCACCAGCTGGAATACCACCACCGTCCCGAATGGCTCGTACACTCTCACGGCCATTGCCCGCGATGCCGCGGGCAATTCGAAAACCGCCGCAGCCGTCACGGTCACGGTGAGCAATACGCCGGCAGATACGACCGCCCCGACGGTCACGCTGACGGCCCCAAGCGCGGGCACCGTCTCCGGCACGGTGACAGTCAGTGCCAGCGCCAGCGACAATGTCGGCGTCGCGGGCGTGCAATTCCGCCTCCAGGGCGCCAACCTCGGGACCGAAGATACGACCAATCCCTACAGCACCAGCTGGAATACCACCACCGTCCCGAATGGCTCGTACACTCTCACGGCCATTGCCCGCGATGCCGCGGGCAATTCGAAAACCGCCGCAGCCGTCACGGTCACGGTGAGCAATACGCCGGCAGATACGACCGCCCCGACGGTCACGCTGACGGCCCCAAGCGCGGGCACCGTCTCCGGCACGGTGACAGTCAGTGCCAGCGCCAGCGACAATGTCGGCGTCGCGGGCGTGCAATTCCGCCTCCAGGGCGCCAACCTCGGGACCGAAGATACGACCAATCCCTACAGCACCAGCTGGAATACCACCACCGTCCCGAATGGCTCGTACACTCTCACGGCCATTGCCCGCGATGCCGCGGGCAATACGAAAACCGCCACAGCCGTCACGGTCACGGTGAGCAATACCAGCACTCCACCCTCACCCCAAAATCACGATCTGAATGGGGACGGCAAGGCCGACCTGGTTTGGCGGAATACGAAAACCGGGCACGTGGCTGGGTGGCTGCTCAATGGCACAAGCGTTGCCGACTCGGGATTTCTTGGCCAGTTGCCTACGGAATGGGACCTGAAGGGAGTGGGGGATCTAAACGGAGACGGCAAAGCAGATGTCGTCTGGCACCATAGCACGAGCGGTGCGGTGGCCGTGTGGCTTATGGACGGCGTGAACATAGCCTCCACAGGCTATCCCGGCACCGCCTCGACGGCTTGGGACATTCACGGAGTCGGGGATCTAAACGGTGACGGCAAAGCAGACCTTATTTGGCGGCACGCGAATGGCAGCACCGCGGTATGGTTGATGAATGGGACGGCGCCTCCTTCTTCCACCGGCTCACTGGGCGGTGTGGGCTTAGCCTGGGAGATCGCGGGAGTGGGGGATTTGAATGGGGACGGCAAGGCGGACCTCGTCTGGCGACATAGCAAAAGCGACAAAATGGCGGTATGGCTAATGGACGGCCTGACCAGGACTTCCGTAGGCTTTCCCGGCAGCGCCTCGACGGCTTGGGACATTCACGGAGTCGGGGATCTGAACGGTGACGGCAAGGCGGACCTTATTTGGCGGCACACGAATGGCAGCACGGCCGTATGGTTGATGAACGGGACGGCGCCTCCCTCCTCCACCGGCTCACTGGACGGTGTAGCCTCAACGTGGCAGATTGTGCAAGTAGGTGATGTGGATGCGGACGGACGCGCGGATATCATTTGGCGCAATGAGACGAGCGGCGCGGTGGCGGTATGGCTGATGGACGGCCTAACCAGGACTTCCGTAGGCTTTCCCGGTGCCGCTTCCACAGACTGGGAAATTCGGTAG
- a CDS encoding cupin domain-containing protein — translation MAKLIEQPTRIKPAGNKPKLIDEFIGRVNSGTDQISIARMHSPSGWEEPGQTPEFDEYTLVLSGQLRVETKEGVIEVNAGQAVIAFRNEWVRYSTPGPEGAEYIAVCTQAFSPETVHRDPD, via the coding sequence ATGGCTAAACTGATCGAGCAACCCACAAGAATTAAACCTGCAGGGAATAAACCCAAACTCATCGATGAATTTATCGGACGGGTCAATTCCGGCACAGATCAGATCAGCATTGCGCGGATGCACAGTCCTTCCGGATGGGAAGAGCCCGGCCAGACGCCGGAGTTCGATGAATATACTCTGGTCCTGTCAGGTCAATTGCGGGTGGAAACGAAAGAAGGGGTGATTGAGGTAAATGCCGGTCAGGCGGTCATCGCCTTTCGCAATGAATGGGTGCGATACAGCACCCCGGGCCCTGAGGGAGCTGAGTATATCGCGGTGTGTACCCAGGCCTTTTCCCCGGAGACCGTGCATCGCGATCCGGATTGA